In a single window of the Pseudobacteroides sp. genome:
- a CDS encoding vWA domain-containing protein: protein MSNYIDVCVSFDTTGSMYPCLTQVRRSVKEIVSKLFRDIPGLRISIIAHGDYCDAGKPYVIKINDFSTNEEEIINFINNVEATGGGDAPECYELVLNQARTNLSWQSGRAKVLVLIGDDVPHGPTYAGNVNKIDWRNELGLLLEAGINVYGIHAMPGIRKHSKAFYEEIAQKTGGFYLTLDQFANIADIIMAICYKQDGEESLISFEQELKAAGKMNYNIKSSIQKLKNGKIDEYESDDNLNPVPDGRFQVLSVDKEQSIKEYITEQGINFKVGRGFYELTKSEKVGLNKEVLLYEKETGKIFNGPQVRDILRLSPQSAVKGANETLRPVILDKYKVFIQSTSYNRKLMAGTSLLYEVEDWDR, encoded by the coding sequence GTGAGCAATTATATTGATGTGTGTGTGAGTTTTGATACCACAGGTTCCATGTATCCATGTTTAACCCAGGTAAGAAGATCTGTAAAGGAAATTGTAAGTAAATTATTCAGAGATATACCGGGTTTAAGGATTTCTATAATAGCCCATGGAGATTACTGTGATGCAGGGAAGCCATACGTGATAAAAATAAACGATTTTTCTACAAACGAAGAGGAAATTATTAATTTTATAAATAACGTTGAAGCCACTGGGGGTGGGGATGCACCCGAGTGTTATGAGTTGGTTTTGAATCAGGCAAGGACTAATCTTTCCTGGCAGTCAGGCAGGGCAAAAGTACTGGTGCTCATTGGAGACGATGTGCCCCATGGACCTACCTATGCTGGAAATGTGAATAAAATTGACTGGCGAAATGAGCTGGGGCTGCTATTGGAAGCTGGAATAAACGTATATGGAATTCATGCCATGCCGGGTATTAGAAAACATTCGAAGGCATTCTATGAAGAAATAGCTCAAAAGACAGGCGGCTTTTATTTAACGCTTGACCAGTTTGCAAACATTGCAGATATCATTATGGCAATATGCTATAAGCAGGATGGGGAAGAAAGCCTCATATCCTTTGAACAGGAATTAAAAGCAGCAGGAAAAATGAACTATAATATAAAATCGTCAATACAAAAGCTTAAAAACGGCAAGATAGATGAATATGAGAGCGACGACAATTTAAATCCGGTACCCGATGGGAGGTTCCAGGTATTATCGGTTGATAAGGAACAAAGCATTAAGGAGTATATTACCGAGCAGGGTATAAACTTTAAAGTGGGCAGGGGCTTTTACGAGTTAACCAAAAGCGAGAAGGTAGGCCTCAATAAGGAAGTATTGCTTTATGAAAAAGAAACAGGCAAGATATTTAACGGGCCTCAAGTAAGAGATATACTTAGGCTTAGTCCCCAGTCAGCTGTAAAAGGAGCAAACGAAACACTCAGGCCAGTCATTTTGGATAAGTATAAGGTTTTCATCCAATCAACATCGTACAATAGAAAACTTATGGCCGGAACCAGCTTACTGTATGAGGTTGAGGACTGGGATAGATAA
- a CDS encoding discoidin domain-containing protein → MNNKKEAAKSKNSIISNKGLQEKPVSKNKIFILVIILFIARILLTLLPSHKIDIGFLKWEISYLANNPLKNFNTDVHFVYGPVYAFCLWISGVIVKTFTLPDLAQEFIIKIWAVLFDFIAAAFIYLIGRKYNKVKLGLLLAALYVLNPAIVFNSSVWGQFDGITAALFIGVIYFFNIKKSNIALYVYAAAALTKPQSIALFPLVLILYFKDFPWSKFSEYFRTKDKNVVKPALKISLIKLGTGFLGCLLIYTALILPFYKETPFYSMREVEIYSKDLKNISQGKQISASSTAEDKFTANNLLDGRSGLFDPYWASKNTSPQWVAIDLGTSMEVGSLTLNWGFEYAKSYSIQVSDDSNKWDTVFSTEKGKGKAENIPLNSAKARYLKVQLDKRPFPYGLIHIDNNTGFVKKSAFKAIDFYYWLVHHYSSSLDDYPYATANGFNLWTILGKQTVDDRTPGLFGITYGTWGYIFLFGIVWLLASVLLLVKRKSALALYYSAFILTSGVFVFASRVHERYLLPAIILCMVCIFWQKRMWIPTILFTAVCLANEWYVYHIQNKTPDTPWIARDDQFSHLVAWITFLAMLGAIGYLFVLVKKKDKKVQKSTVLAQKDK, encoded by the coding sequence TTGAATAACAAAAAAGAGGCTGCTAAATCAAAAAACAGTATAATATCAAACAAAGGATTACAAGAAAAACCTGTTTCCAAAAATAAAATTTTTATTTTAGTTATAATACTCTTTATTGCAAGGATTCTATTGACTTTGCTTCCGAGCCACAAGATTGATATTGGATTTTTGAAATGGGAGATATCGTATTTAGCTAATAATCCACTAAAGAATTTCAACACAGATGTACATTTCGTATACGGACCTGTTTATGCGTTTTGCTTATGGATTTCGGGAGTAATAGTGAAAACCTTTACTTTGCCTGATCTGGCACAGGAGTTTATTATAAAGATATGGGCTGTTTTATTTGATTTTATTGCAGCTGCTTTTATTTATCTGATAGGCAGGAAATACAACAAAGTAAAACTTGGTCTCCTTTTGGCAGCACTATATGTTTTAAATCCTGCCATAGTGTTTAATTCATCGGTCTGGGGTCAGTTTGACGGCATCACGGCAGCATTGTTTATTGGTGTGATTTATTTCTTCAATATCAAAAAGTCGAATATTGCCCTGTATGTATATGCTGCAGCCGCACTTACAAAACCTCAAAGCATAGCCCTATTTCCTTTAGTACTTATATTGTATTTCAAGGATTTTCCATGGTCCAAATTCTCCGAGTATTTTAGAACTAAGGATAAAAATGTTGTTAAGCCTGCCTTAAAGATCAGTCTTATAAAGCTTGGAACCGGTTTTTTAGGATGCTTGCTGATCTATACTGCACTTATTCTGCCTTTTTATAAGGAAACACCATTTTACAGCATGAGGGAAGTTGAAATATACAGCAAAGACTTAAAAAACATTTCTCAAGGTAAGCAGATTAGTGCTTCCTCGACTGCTGAGGATAAGTTTACTGCAAATAATCTCTTAGATGGAAGGTCCGGTTTGTTTGATCCTTACTGGGCTTCCAAAAATACCTCACCTCAATGGGTGGCAATAGATCTAGGCACATCTATGGAAGTAGGAAGTTTAACACTAAATTGGGGGTTTGAATATGCTAAGAGTTACAGCATTCAGGTTTCAGACGACTCAAATAAATGGGATACAGTGTTTTCAACAGAAAAGGGAAAGGGCAAGGCAGAAAATATTCCGCTAAATTCTGCTAAGGCAAGGTATCTTAAGGTACAATTAGACAAAAGGCCTTTCCCATATGGCCTAATCCATATCGACAATAATACAGGGTTTGTAAAAAAATCAGCATTTAAGGCCATTGATTTCTATTACTGGCTCGTACATCACTATTCGTCATCATTGGATGATTATCCTTACGCAACCGCAAATGGTTTTAATTTGTGGACCATACTTGGCAAGCAAACAGTAGATGACAGAACTCCCGGCCTTTTTGGCATTACCTATGGTACATGGGGATATATATTCCTTTTTGGCATTGTATGGCTGTTGGCTTCAGTTTTACTGCTGGTTAAGAGAAAAAGTGCTTTAGCATTATATTATTCAGCATTTATTCTTACATCGGGTGTTTTTGTTTTTGCATCCAGGGTCCATGAGAGATACTTGCTGCCGGCAATAATACTATGCATGGTATGCATATTCTGGCAAAAGCGGATGTGGATTCCAACCATTTTGTTTACTGCGGTATGCCTTGCAAATGAATGGTATGTATATCATATTCAAAACAAAACCCCGGATACTCCATGGATAGCTCGCGACGACCAATTTTCTCATCTTGTTGCATGGATCACATTTTTAGCAATGCTTGGTGCTATAGGTTACCTGTTTGTGCTTGTAAAAAAGAAGGATAAAAAGGTGCAAAAATCAACTGTTTTAGCACAAAAGGATAAATAA
- a CDS encoding dockerin type I domain-containing protein, with product MKSLIKGIMLVLTCLLLFQSVIICDVGGSVKAYADAVPLDGAPPPPADVRGNIVTDIDCSEEAKKLINPEFKITGAGLTIMTDESGFFRMMLGYKNVGVFDFTVEKKGFLKRILNDINVQLYTTNIKDILMWAGDLNGDSAINMADCVYLAGRFNSIKGDSLYDADADINKDNAINMSDLVYVAKHFNATSDSYPVYVHTSPTPTPISATLTPTTSVSPTPTQIITPTPTPEKTGLEIERKFLLDPSKIPYDLKTLDKYELTQAYISFSPEIRIRNADDWMYFLTVKAYVDQFGMVREEREFWITEQEYNALMKKIEGNIIYKTRYQGLDEKGVMFAIDIFKGNLAGLAYYEVEFPNEEAANKYTPPSWVGLDVTNDKRYKNGSLAQYGRP from the coding sequence ATGAAAAGTTTAATTAAGGGCATCATGTTGGTCTTAACTTGTCTGCTGTTGTTTCAATCAGTGATTATATGCGATGTTGGAGGTTCGGTGAAGGCATATGCAGATGCCGTACCTTTGGATGGTGCACCTCCGCCGCCGGCAGATGTGAGGGGAAATATAGTTACAGACATTGATTGCAGTGAAGAAGCAAAGAAATTAATTAATCCGGAGTTTAAAATTACTGGAGCTGGTCTTACTATAATGACTGATGAAAGCGGCTTCTTTAGAATGATGCTAGGTTACAAAAATGTAGGCGTATTCGATTTTACAGTTGAAAAAAAGGGATTCTTAAAAAGAATACTAAATGATATAAATGTTCAGCTATATACTACAAATATTAAAGACATACTCATGTGGGCAGGAGATTTGAATGGAGATAGTGCAATTAACATGGCAGATTGTGTTTATTTGGCAGGCAGATTTAACAGCATCAAAGGGGATAGCTTATATGATGCTGACGCAGATATTAATAAGGATAATGCCATAAACATGTCGGATTTAGTATATGTAGCCAAGCATTTTAATGCTACTTCCGATAGTTATCCTGTGTATGTACATACGAGCCCAACTCCTACACCTATTAGTGCAACTCTAACACCTACAACATCGGTGTCACCAACACCAACGCAAATAATAACACCAACACCGACACCGGAAAAGACTGGGCTTGAAATAGAAAGAAAGTTCTTGTTGGATCCGAGTAAAATACCGTATGATCTTAAAACATTGGATAAATATGAGCTTACTCAGGCCTATATAAGCTTTTCGCCTGAAATCAGAATCAGAAATGCCGATGACTGGATGTATTTTCTAACTGTTAAAGCGTACGTTGATCAGTTTGGAATGGTAAGGGAAGAGCGTGAGTTTTGGATAACCGAGCAAGAATATAATGCTCTTATGAAAAAAATTGAGGGCAATATAATATATAAGACCAGATATCAGGGGTTGGATGAAAAAGGTGTAATGTTTGCCATTGATATATTTAAAGGAAACTTAGCTGGACTGGCATACTATGAAGTAGAGTTTCCGAACGAGGAGGCAGCCAACAAATACACGCCTCCAAGTTGGGTTGGTTTGGACGTAACAAATGATAAAAGGTATAAAAACGGCAGCTTGGCCCAATATGGCCGTCCATAA
- a CDS encoding methyl-accepting chemotaxis protein — protein sequence MINFSGNDSVKRTNKVVLIINWILNAFLIIGYTLEFIKGNKSITYVGAMVSIIVSSFTVATILYLKNKSTPNLKIFTLGAYFLVYGFALMTTDRITVFVYLFPILLMYFLYFDFKLIIWASSASVAINVISIFKNVFILKMTDQSIITDYTIQFCVVLMYCFSLTLSSKLATRFNIEKISSIEEEKKKQNEILKDVLKIAAVLDANSKKVYDIMDNFNTSTQNVSLSVSEIAKSTSESAESFKVQTALTHDIHKIIEESSDVSSKTSLLSKDTASCINEGMGIINDLSSMSRVVNENNANMNTIIKELKIKATEILNITDIIKGISEQTNLLSLNAAIESARAGEAGKGFAVVAEEIRKLASQSADYTGSIGKIIQELNNLTDTSVKAISELMDANEMQNQLIFKTQESFNAILSKITDVNNNVLLVNEKISHVLSTNNKIVGCIQEASDLSRLASSNANQVNDAVGSNLANASLAKSLVEELITTSKQMKKYIGS from the coding sequence ATGATTAATTTTAGCGGCAACGATTCTGTAAAAAGAACAAACAAGGTTGTATTAATAATCAATTGGATATTGAATGCATTTCTCATAATCGGCTATACACTGGAATTTATCAAAGGTAATAAAAGTATAACATATGTGGGTGCTATGGTATCAATCATTGTCAGTTCCTTCACCGTTGCCACTATCTTATATTTAAAAAATAAATCCACTCCAAATCTGAAAATTTTTACATTGGGTGCCTACTTTCTTGTATATGGCTTTGCTCTTATGACAACAGACAGAATCACTGTTTTTGTATACCTTTTCCCAATACTTCTCATGTATTTTTTATATTTTGATTTTAAGCTCATCATTTGGGCCAGTTCTGCATCTGTAGCTATAAACGTAATAAGCATTTTTAAAAATGTTTTCATTTTAAAAATGACCGATCAAAGTATAATAACTGATTATACAATCCAGTTCTGTGTAGTATTAATGTACTGTTTTTCTCTTACTCTTTCGTCAAAGCTCGCCACTAGATTTAATATTGAAAAGATTTCTTCAATTGAGGAGGAAAAGAAAAAACAGAATGAAATACTTAAAGACGTATTAAAAATTGCAGCTGTACTTGACGCAAATTCTAAAAAAGTTTATGACATAATGGATAATTTTAACACATCTACTCAAAATGTATCCCTTTCAGTTAGCGAAATAGCAAAGAGCACTTCTGAATCTGCGGAAAGCTTTAAAGTTCAGACCGCTCTTACCCATGACATACATAAAATTATAGAAGAGAGCTCTGATGTATCTTCAAAAACAAGCCTGCTTTCAAAGGACACCGCATCTTGCATTAATGAGGGAATGGGCATAATAAACGACCTTTCCAGCATGTCCAGGGTAGTTAATGAAAACAATGCAAATATGAATACTATCATAAAGGAGTTAAAAATAAAGGCAACAGAAATCCTCAATATAACCGATATAATAAAAGGTATATCGGAGCAAACAAACTTGCTCTCCTTAAATGCAGCCATAGAAAGTGCTCGTGCAGGTGAAGCAGGTAAAGGATTTGCTGTTGTTGCTGAGGAAATCAGAAAGCTTGCAAGTCAAAGTGCGGACTATACAGGAAGCATCGGAAAGATAATCCAGGAGCTTAACAATCTGACCGATACATCTGTGAAAGCAATTTCAGAACTTATGGATGCAAATGAAATGCAGAACCAGCTTATATTTAAAACCCAGGAGTCATTTAATGCAATTTTATCCAAAATAACCGATGTAAATAACAATGTTCTACTGGTTAATGAAAAAATCAGTCATGTTTTAAGTACAAACAATAAAATAGTTGGCTGCATACAAGAAGCCTCCGATTTAAGCCGATTGGCATCCTCAAATGCAAATCAGGTAAATGATGCGGTTGGTAGCAACCTGGCAAATGCAAGCCTGGCAAAAAGCCTGGTTGAAGAGCTCATCACAACCTCCAAACAGATGAAAAAGTATATTGGCAGCTGA